From Candidatus Paceibacterota bacterium, one genomic window encodes:
- a CDS encoding C40 family peptidase, with product MNALKKSWFCMGLIALLAGLPCACSRLPANGPRPQSDRHSAAEDVIQQVRQKYAPDSRLAIFEVGIEQRGRELVLTGAVDRAEARLDTVQAMADAGVRVTDRIKVLPEESLGDQVWGIGCLSVASGRLQPEHKAEMGTQVLMGEVVRVWKRSSSVAYSWYLAQTADGYLSWLQNGTFVPCTREQVEAWNRGPLLIVTALEDCILEQPRPDAQPVSDVVLCDLVRRTGEEGGWYRVELPDQRAGFLLKSAAEDYAAWKQARRASAENVEGAARQFIGRPYLWGGNSPKGFDCSGFTKTVFFLNGIDLLRDSSKQAGQGMAIPLDAELSQLKKGDLLFFGRRPRRGEPERVVHVGIYLGDKLFIHSSGRVRIASLDPQSPLRDESRIRSLIRARRLFPND from the coding sequence GTGAACGCATTGAAGAAAAGCTGGTTTTGCATGGGGTTGATCGCCTTGCTGGCGGGCCTGCCGTGCGCCTGTTCGCGCTTGCCTGCCAATGGCCCCAGGCCTCAGTCGGATAGGCACTCCGCCGCGGAGGACGTCATCCAACAGGTCCGGCAGAAGTACGCGCCGGACAGCCGCCTGGCGATTTTCGAGGTGGGGATCGAGCAGCGGGGCCGTGAGCTCGTTTTGACGGGCGCGGTGGACCGGGCCGAGGCCCGGCTCGATACCGTGCAGGCCATGGCCGACGCCGGCGTCAGAGTCACCGACCGCATCAAGGTGCTGCCGGAGGAAAGTTTGGGCGACCAGGTGTGGGGCATAGGTTGCTTAAGCGTCGCCAGCGGCCGGCTCCAACCGGAGCACAAGGCGGAGATGGGCACGCAGGTGCTGATGGGCGAGGTTGTGCGGGTGTGGAAACGATCCAGCAGCGTGGCGTATTCGTGGTATCTGGCTCAGACGGCAGACGGCTACTTGTCGTGGCTGCAGAACGGCACGTTCGTGCCTTGCACGCGCGAGCAGGTCGAGGCATGGAACCGCGGGCCGCTGCTAATCGTGACTGCCCTCGAGGACTGCATCCTGGAGCAGCCCCGGCCCGACGCACAGCCGGTGTCGGACGTGGTTTTGTGCGACCTGGTCCGGAGGACAGGCGAGGAGGGAGGCTGGTATCGGGTGGAGCTGCCGGACCAGCGCGCTGGGTTCCTTCTGAAGTCAGCGGCCGAGGATTACGCGGCGTGGAAGCAGGCGCGGCGGGCCAGCGCCGAGAACGTCGAGGGCGCGGCGCGGCAATTTATCGGACGGCCTTACCTCTGGGGCGGCAACTCTCCCAAAGGTTTCGACTGTTCCGGCTTCACCAAGACGGTGTTCTTCCTGAACGGCATTGATTTGCTGCGCGACTCCAGCAAGCAGGCGGGGCAGGGGATGGCGATACCACTGGACGCTGAGCTAAGCCAGCTCAAGAAGGGGGACCTGCTGTTTTTCGGTCGGCGCCCGCGCCGCGGTGAACCGGAGCGCGTGGTCCACGTGGGCATTTACCTGGGAGACAAACTCTTCATTCACTCCTCCGGGCGAGTGCGGATTGCCAGCCTCGACCCTCAATCGCCGCTGCGGGACGAAAGCCGCATTCGATCGCTTATACGCGCTCGCCGCCTGTTCCCCAACGACTAA
- a CDS encoding PGPGW domain-containing protein: protein MKQIKRIVVAVVGGTVLAVGVVLIVLPGPAFLVIPVGLAILAVEFAWARRWLRSARALLPLNAGSASSPKRKQVSFQSLRRGAAFLLRQARRTLLPKRKLI from the coding sequence ATGAAACAGATCAAGCGCATCGTTGTGGCGGTTGTTGGCGGCACAGTGTTGGCCGTTGGAGTCGTGCTGATCGTGCTCCCCGGGCCGGCATTCCTCGTCATCCCGGTTGGGCTGGCCATTTTGGCAGTCGAATTTGCCTGGGCCAGGCGCTGGCTCCGATCGGCGCGCGCCCTTCTGCCGCTGAATGCCGGGAGTGCTTCTTCCCCAAAAAGAAAGCAAGTGAGCTTCCAATCGCTTCGGCGCGGCGCCGCCTTTCTGCTCCGGCAGGCTCGCCGCACGTTGCTCCCGAAAAGGAAGCTCATATAA
- a CDS encoding NAD-dependent malic enzyme — MNSKAGLHTYWSRGEQILRDSSQNKDVAFSIEERRKLGLEGLLPPAVLTIQQQVAMELEHIFSKSDPLEQYIGLIALLDRNEVLFYRLLVENLERLTPIIYTPTVGLACQRYSHIYRRPRGLFLVPTDRGQIAQRLRNFVQHDVRLIVVTDNERILGLGDQGAGGMAIPIGKLVLYSAGAGIHPSLTLPISLDVGTDNSALLEDPFYLGYRGRRLRGPEYDAFVEEFVQAVRNVFPRALLQWEDFKKANAFRLLGRYAGRLPSFNDDIQGTSAVTLAGILSGLRITGKPLREQRFLMAGTGAAGVGIGRLVRSALLTEGLTEAEARQRQIFVDSAGVVWEGRSDLEEHKRDVALRKDEMAAVGLSSPPPRPLEAVISAVRPSVLIGTTGQAGDFTPAALRAMADHCERPIIFPLSNPTSKAECTPTEALQNSDGRALVATGSPFEPVAYQGRKHVIGQCNNAFVFPGVGLGVLISEASRVTDSMFLAAARALAEFTVEHPAGEGCLYPSLQHLRAASQLIAFKVAQTARDEGFGQSLEDKDLKTAIEDFCWFPDYPAADSRPHWPKHVARETATV, encoded by the coding sequence ATGAACTCCAAAGCAGGCCTTCACACCTATTGGTCGCGCGGCGAGCAAATTCTTCGCGACTCATCCCAGAACAAGGATGTCGCCTTCTCCATCGAGGAGCGCAGGAAGCTCGGGCTTGAAGGGCTGCTGCCGCCGGCGGTGCTGACCATCCAACAGCAGGTCGCGATGGAACTGGAGCACATCTTCTCGAAATCCGATCCGCTGGAGCAATACATCGGTCTGATCGCCCTGCTCGACCGAAACGAAGTCCTGTTCTACCGGCTACTGGTGGAAAACCTCGAACGGCTCACGCCCATTATCTACACGCCGACGGTCGGCCTGGCCTGTCAGCGCTACAGTCATATTTACCGCCGCCCGCGCGGCCTGTTCCTCGTGCCCACCGACCGCGGCCAGATTGCCCAGCGCCTCCGCAATTTTGTCCAGCACGACGTCCGCCTGATCGTGGTGACCGACAATGAACGCATCCTGGGGCTCGGCGACCAGGGCGCGGGCGGCATGGCCATTCCCATCGGCAAGCTCGTCCTGTACTCCGCCGGCGCGGGCATTCATCCCTCACTGACGCTCCCCATAAGTCTCGACGTCGGGACAGACAACAGCGCCCTGCTTGAAGACCCGTTCTACCTTGGTTACCGCGGCCGCCGGCTGCGCGGCCCGGAATACGACGCGTTTGTCGAGGAGTTTGTTCAGGCGGTCAGGAACGTCTTTCCGCGCGCGCTCCTGCAATGGGAGGATTTCAAGAAGGCCAATGCCTTCCGCCTGCTCGGGCGCTATGCCGGGCGGCTGCCCAGCTTCAACGACGATATCCAGGGAACCTCGGCCGTCACGCTGGCCGGCATCTTGTCGGGCCTGCGGATCACGGGCAAGCCCTTGAGGGAGCAACGCTTTCTGATGGCTGGCACCGGCGCCGCCGGCGTCGGCATTGGCCGCCTGGTGCGCAGTGCCTTGCTCACCGAAGGCCTGACCGAGGCCGAAGCGCGACAGCGCCAGATCTTCGTGGACTCCGCCGGCGTGGTTTGGGAAGGCCGGTCGGATCTGGAGGAGCACAAGCGCGATGTCGCCCTCCGCAAAGACGAAATGGCCGCCGTGGGGCTATCCAGTCCGCCGCCCCGGCCACTCGAAGCAGTGATCAGCGCCGTCCGCCCCTCGGTCCTGATTGGCACCACCGGGCAGGCTGGCGACTTCACCCCCGCGGCCCTGCGCGCGATGGCGGACCACTGCGAACGGCCCATCATCTTCCCCCTCAGCAATCCCACCAGCAAAGCGGAGTGTACTCCCACCGAAGCGCTGCAGAACTCCGACGGCCGCGCTTTGGTGGCCACCGGTTCGCCCTTCGAGCCGGTCGCCTACCAGGGGCGCAAGCATGTGATCGGCCAGTGCAACAACGCCTTCGTGTTCCCGGGCGTCGGCTTGGGAGTCCTCATCAGTGAGGCCAGCCGCGTCACCGATTCCATGTTCCTGGCCGCCGCGCGCGCCCTGGCGGAGTTTACCGTGGAGCATCCGGCCGGCGAGGGCTGCCTCTACCCCAGCTTGCAGCACCTCCGAGCCGCCAGCCAGCTCATCGCTTTCAAGGTGGCGCAAACCGCCCGCGATGAAGGCTTCGGCCAAAGCCTCGAGGATAAAGACCTGAAAACCGCAATCGAAGACTTCTGTTGGTTCCCCGATTATCCTGCCGCCGACTCCCGCCCGCACTGGCCTAAGCACGTTGCCCGGGAGACGGCCACTGTCTGA
- a CDS encoding pyridoxine 5'-phosphate synthase yields MLKLGVNIDHVATLREARYRGRERGEPDPVAAALASEAAGAHGITAHLREDRRHMQDRDVWRLREVIRTRLNLEMANAPEIVGIALQLKPDIICLVPERRQEVTTEGGLDVAANLGAITETRKKMNDGGIEVSLFIAPDPAQIEAAARTGSQFIELHTGAFAEAFEHEGERQAELDRLIAGARQAHGLGLKVNAGHGLNYQNLPLIHRVPHLIELNIGHSIISRAITVGLSAAVQEMLRLMANYREAGRPA; encoded by the coding sequence ATGCTGAAACTGGGCGTAAACATTGATCACGTGGCAACACTGCGCGAGGCGCGCTATCGCGGACGCGAGCGCGGCGAGCCCGATCCCGTGGCGGCGGCGCTGGCCAGCGAAGCGGCCGGAGCACATGGCATCACCGCCCACCTCCGGGAAGATCGGCGCCATATGCAGGACCGCGACGTGTGGCGGCTGCGCGAGGTGATCAGGACGCGGCTCAACCTCGAAATGGCCAATGCGCCGGAAATTGTTGGCATCGCCCTCCAACTCAAACCGGACATCATTTGCCTGGTGCCGGAGCGGCGCCAGGAGGTCACCACGGAGGGCGGCCTGGACGTCGCTGCGAATCTGGGCGCGATCACCGAGACGCGGAAGAAGATGAACGACGGCGGGATTGAAGTGAGTTTGTTCATTGCCCCCGATCCGGCGCAAATCGAGGCCGCGGCTCGCACCGGCAGCCAGTTCATCGAGCTTCACACGGGGGCTTTCGCCGAGGCGTTTGAACATGAGGGGGAACGCCAGGCCGAGCTGGACCGATTGATAGCGGGCGCCCGGCAGGCTCACGGGCTCGGTTTGAAGGTCAACGCCGGACACGGCCTGAATTACCAGAACTTGCCGCTGATACACCGGGTGCCCCACTTGATTGAGCTCAATATTGGCCACAGCATTATCAGCCGCGCCATCACCGTCGGTCTATCCGCTGCCGTGCAGGAGATGCTGCGGTTGATGGCCAACTACCGGGAAGCCGGCCGGCCGGCATGA
- a CDS encoding LysR family transcriptional regulator — protein MEFLNYHHLRYFWTVAKEGGLTRAAAKLHVSQPTISAQIQALEGMLGEKLFRRVGRNLALTDTGQHILGFAEEIFSLGEDLLNSVKQRPTRRPLRLHIGVADALPKLVTYHIIEPVFRLPQAVQVSCWETRLSDMLVELAAYRMDVVLADEPASSGVASNVFNHLLGESDVTFCAAPALAAKLRRGFPKSLNGAPALLPMSHSGLRRSLERWFQTRGVRPRLVGEFEDAALVYILAGNGLGFMSVPSIVAKEAITRYGFRPIGRTDECQQHYYAITAESKLTHPGVLAITSTARRRLVVEK, from the coding sequence ATGGAATTCCTGAATTACCACCACCTGCGGTATTTCTGGACGGTGGCCAAGGAAGGCGGCCTGACGAGGGCCGCCGCCAAACTCCACGTTTCGCAACCCACCATCAGCGCACAGATTCAGGCCCTCGAGGGCATGCTGGGGGAAAAGCTCTTCCGCCGTGTGGGCCGCAACCTGGCACTGACCGATACCGGCCAGCACATCCTGGGTTTCGCGGAAGAGATCTTCTCGCTCGGGGAGGACTTGTTGAACTCGGTGAAGCAGCGCCCCACCCGGCGTCCGCTGCGGCTGCATATTGGCGTGGCCGACGCGCTGCCGAAGCTGGTGACCTACCACATCATTGAGCCGGTATTCCGCCTGCCGCAGGCGGTGCAGGTTTCGTGTTGGGAAACCCGGCTCTCGGACATGCTCGTCGAGTTGGCGGCGTACCGGATGGATGTCGTGCTCGCGGACGAACCGGCCTCCAGCGGGGTGGCCTCCAATGTTTTCAACCATTTGCTTGGTGAAAGTGACGTGACGTTCTGCGCCGCGCCGGCCCTGGCGGCGAAGCTGCGGCGCGGCTTTCCCAAATCGCTGAATGGAGCCCCCGCCCTGTTGCCGATGTCCCACAGCGGGCTGCGCCGCTCGCTGGAAAGGTGGTTTCAGACCAGGGGTGTGCGCCCGCGGCTGGTCGGGGAGTTTGAGGACGCCGCCCTCGTGTATATTCTGGCGGGGAACGGCCTGGGTTTCATGTCGGTTCCGTCCATCGTGGCGAAGGAAGCCATCACGCGCTATGGCTTCCGCCCGATTGGCCGCACGGACGAGTGCCAGCAGCACTACTACGCTATTACCGCCGAGAGCAAGCTCACGCATCCAGGCGTATTGGCGATCACCTCCACCGCGCGCCGGCGGCTGGTCGTCGAAAAGTGA
- the acpS gene encoding holo-ACP synthase: MILGIGIDIIEVGRIQASHERFGERFLTRILHPNEISYCLSHKAPAPFLAARFAAKEAISKAFGTGIGAQLGWQDMEVGRKVTGEPFVILHDGGQKLLEARGGRQILISLSHTQTYAAAVALLEG; the protein is encoded by the coding sequence ATGATACTGGGCATCGGCATTGACATCATCGAGGTCGGCCGGATTCAGGCCTCGCATGAAAGGTTCGGCGAGCGGTTCCTGACCCGCATTTTGCACCCGAACGAAATCAGCTACTGCCTGTCCCACAAAGCCCCCGCGCCGTTCCTGGCGGCGCGGTTTGCCGCGAAAGAGGCGATCTCGAAGGCGTTCGGCACGGGCATTGGCGCTCAGCTCGGCTGGCAGGACATGGAGGTCGGGCGAAAGGTGACCGGCGAGCCGTTTGTCATCCTGCACGACGGGGGCCAAAAGCTCCTGGAGGCGCGGGGCGGGCGGCAGATTTTGATCAGCCTGAGCCACACGCAAACCTACGCGGCAGCCGTGGCCCTGCTCGAAGGCTGA
- a CDS encoding VanZ family protein, which translates to MRSLIGRWLPVLVWMCVIFSASSDQLSFSRSSRIVGPLVRWLFPDVSDEAVHAIVIAARKCAHLLEYAVLALLFWRALRKPPTPGTPPWQWSQAALVLALVVLYAATDEFHQAFVPSREGSLRDLLVDALGGALGLLGLWVIGRVRRRW; encoded by the coding sequence ATGCGATCGCTCATTGGGCGTTGGCTGCCCGTGCTGGTCTGGATGTGCGTGATCTTCTCCGCCTCCAGCGACCAGTTGTCTTTTTCCCGCTCCTCCCGCATCGTTGGGCCGCTCGTGCGGTGGTTGTTCCCCGACGTCTCAGACGAGGCGGTGCACGCCATTGTCATTGCCGCGCGCAAATGCGCCCACCTGCTTGAATACGCCGTCCTGGCGCTGCTGTTCTGGCGCGCGTTGCGCAAGCCGCCCACGCCGGGGACTCCTCCCTGGCAGTGGTCGCAAGCGGCCCTGGTCCTGGCCCTCGTAGTTCTCTACGCCGCGACCGATGAATTCCACCAGGCGTTTGTCCCGTCGCGTGAGGGAAGTCTCCGCGACCTCCTGGTGGACGCACTTGGCGGGGCGTTGGGATTGCTTGGCTTGTGGGTCATCGGCCGCGTGCGCAGACGCTGGTAG
- a CDS encoding tetratricopeptide repeat protein, which translates to MNTGCCNANRVRPCVAPERVRYRIAGLITLLILNLGWVVVAQTNPAIKTASPGFVGSSSCRECHESFYQLWSTSFHGLAMQPYTPELARNQLTEQTTEIAAGKYRFRADLKKGEVIERSPEGEHRYRMVQAMGGKNIFYFLTQLDRGWLQVLPVAYDVRRKEWFDTTASAMRHFGDRLDEALYWKERPLTFNTSCFSCHVSQLSKNYDLTTDSYRTTWAEPGINCETCHGPSSGHVELFRALPTNQPPPADIKLIVTSKLTTQQRNDTCAPCHAKMSPLTMNFAPGDRYFDHFDLVGFEHADFYPDGRDLGENYTMTQWHLSPCAKSGQLDCIHCHTSSGRYRFKDTAIANNACLPCHAERVQNATNHTHHPVGTPGNQCISCHMPMTEFARMLRSDHSMRPPTPATTIAYNSPNACNICHTNKDAAWADKLVRDWRNRDYQMPVLERAALIAAARKQDWKKLPDILAYLASPEREEIHTVSLVRLLGECPSDDKWPILRNLMSDPSPLVRAGVAEALGQRLDQPNIAALLKATGDDYRLVRVRAATALSGIPEDSFPNDKRRQVRAATAEYIDSMRSRPDDMASHYNLGNFYQARGQMPEAITQFETAIRLQADALPPRVNVALAYNALGQNDKAEASLRAALRLAPTNAATHLNLGMLMAEVGKMPEAEQAFRAAFQADPRTGQAAYNLGVLLFKDRPAEALTWCRRAAELRPDNAQYGYTYAFYLYRAGQLDQALDTLRQVRQRHSDHQDSLLLERQIQQERAQKRDDTQGR; encoded by the coding sequence ATGAATACTGGCTGCTGTAATGCGAACCGGGTGAGGCCCTGCGTTGCCCCGGAGCGCGTGCGGTATCGAATCGCGGGCTTGATCACTCTGCTGATCCTGAATCTCGGCTGGGTTGTCGTGGCGCAAACCAACCCGGCTATCAAAACCGCGTCCCCGGGCTTCGTCGGCTCAAGCAGTTGCCGCGAATGCCACGAGAGTTTCTACCAGCTCTGGTCAACCTCCTTCCACGGTTTGGCCATGCAGCCCTACACGCCCGAATTGGCCCGGAACCAACTGACGGAACAAACGACCGAGATCGCTGCGGGCAAGTATCGGTTCCGCGCCGATCTGAAGAAAGGGGAGGTCATCGAGCGCAGCCCTGAAGGCGAACACCGCTACCGGATGGTGCAGGCGATGGGCGGCAAGAACATCTTCTACTTCCTCACCCAGCTTGACCGCGGCTGGCTGCAGGTCCTCCCCGTCGCCTACGACGTGCGCCGCAAGGAATGGTTCGATACCACCGCCAGCGCCATGCGCCATTTCGGCGACCGCCTCGACGAGGCCCTCTACTGGAAGGAGCGCCCGCTCACCTTCAACACCTCCTGCTTCAGTTGCCACGTCAGCCAGCTCTCCAAGAACTACGACCTCACTACCGACAGCTACCGCACCACCTGGGCCGAGCCCGGCATTAACTGCGAAACCTGCCACGGCCCCTCTTCCGGCCACGTGGAGCTGTTCCGCGCCCTGCCCACCAACCAGCCCCCGCCCGCCGACATCAAGCTTATCGTCACCAGCAAGCTCACCACCCAGCAGCGCAACGACACCTGCGCTCCCTGCCACGCCAAGATGTCCCCGCTCACCATGAACTTCGCCCCCGGCGACCGCTACTTCGATCACTTCGACCTGGTCGGCTTCGAGCACGCCGACTTCTACCCCGATGGCCGCGACCTCGGCGAGAACTACACCATGACTCAGTGGCATCTCAGCCCCTGCGCCAAGTCAGGCCAACTCGACTGTATCCACTGCCACACCTCCAGCGGCCGTTACCGCTTCAAGGACACTGCCATCGCCAATAACGCCTGTCTCCCCTGCCACGCTGAGCGGGTCCAAAACGCCACCAACCACACCCACCACCCGGTCGGCACTCCCGGCAACCAATGCATCTCCTGCCACATGCCCATGACCGAGTTTGCCCGCATGCTCCGCAGCGACCACTCCATGCGTCCGCCCACGCCCGCCACTACCATCGCGTACAACTCCCCCAACGCCTGTAATATCTGCCATACGAACAAGGACGCCGCCTGGGCCGACAAGCTCGTGCGCGATTGGCGCAATCGCGATTACCAAATGCCGGTTCTCGAACGCGCCGCCCTCATTGCCGCCGCGCGCAAGCAGGATTGGAAGAAGCTCCCCGACATCCTGGCCTACCTCGCGAGTCCCGAGCGCGAGGAGATTCACACCGTATCCCTCGTCCGCCTTCTCGGCGAGTGTCCCTCCGACGACAAGTGGCCTATCCTCCGCAACCTCATGTCCGACCCCTCTCCGCTCGTCCGCGCCGGCGTCGCCGAGGCCCTGGGCCAGCGTCTGGACCAACCCAACATCGCCGCCCTCCTCAAGGCCACCGGCGACGATTACCGGCTCGTCCGAGTCCGCGCCGCCACCGCCCTGTCCGGCATCCCGGAGGACAGCTTCCCCAACGACAAACGTCGCCAGGTCCGCGCCGCCACGGCTGAGTATATTGACTCCATGCGCTCCCGGCCCGACGACATGGCGTCCCACTACAATCTCGGCAACTTCTACCAGGCCCGTGGCCAAATGCCCGAGGCAATTACCCAATTCGAAACCGCCATTCGCCTCCAGGCCGATGCCCTTCCGCCCCGCGTGAACGTAGCCCTCGCCTACAATGCCCTGGGCCAGAATGACAAGGCCGAAGCCAGCCTCCGCGCCGCCCTGCGCCTCGCCCCGACCAACGCCGCCACTCACCTCAACCTCGGAATGTTGATGGCTGAGGTCGGCAAGATGCCGGAGGCGGAACAAGCGTTCCGCGCAGCCTTCCAGGCCGACCCCAGGACGGGCCAGGCCGCCTACAACCTGGGTGTCCTGTTATTCAAGGATCGTCCAGCCGAAGCGCTCACCTGGTGCCGCCGGGCGGCCGAACTCCGCCCCGACAACGCGCAGTACGGTTACACTTATGCCTTCTACCTCTACCGCGCTGGCCAACTCGACCAGGCCCTGGACACGCTTCGCCAGGTGCGCCAGCGCCATTCTGACCACCAGGACAGCCTTTTGCTCGAACGCCAAATTCAGCAGGAGCGAGCGCAGAAGCGCGATGACACCCAGGGCCGATAA
- a CDS encoding alpha-amylase family glycosyl hydrolase yields the protein MILYNLFPLLAGPFTRWGEHLSRAAAMGFDWVYVNPIQQPGASRSLYSVADYFRFNPVLLDPQSSASPEDQVRQAVAAARVAGLKVMIDLVINHCAVDSRLTREHPEWFVRTPDGQVANSSCQHNGEKVVWKDLAQFDHHHTRDPEGLYRYCLSVIEHLLALGFEGFRCDAAYQVPRNFWHRLIREIKSSHHGTCFVAETLGCSADQTLDTARAGFDYVFNSSKWWDFESWWLIEQYNLIRETTRSISFPESHDTPRLCQELDGNINGLKQRYLFAALFSAGVMMPIGFEFGFRKPLHVVQSTPADWETPQVDLASYITSVNALKKGHAVFHEESLTSILPCSNSRILLMWKASVRHKDEALLVLNKDPYHHQEFYTDHFRHFVQAGAPLRDVSPEHALDYIHEPFHYSLRPGQGIVLVTSRK from the coding sequence ATGATTCTCTATAACCTCTTCCCCCTCCTTGCCGGTCCCTTTACCCGTTGGGGCGAACACTTATCGCGGGCGGCGGCCATGGGATTCGACTGGGTGTATGTCAATCCGATTCAGCAGCCAGGCGCCTCGCGCAGCCTCTATTCGGTGGCCGACTACTTCCGCTTCAACCCGGTCCTGTTGGACCCCCAGAGCTCCGCCTCGCCCGAGGATCAGGTTCGGCAGGCGGTCGCCGCAGCGCGCGTCGCGGGCTTGAAGGTAATGATTGATCTGGTCATCAACCACTGCGCGGTTGACTCCCGGTTGACCCGCGAACACCCCGAGTGGTTCGTCCGCACGCCCGACGGCCAGGTCGCGAACTCCTCCTGCCAGCACAATGGCGAGAAGGTCGTCTGGAAGGACCTGGCCCAGTTCGATCACCATCACACGCGCGACCCGGAAGGCCTTTACCGCTACTGCCTGAGCGTGATCGAGCATCTGCTGGCGCTCGGGTTCGAGGGCTTCCGCTGCGACGCCGCCTACCAGGTCCCGCGAAACTTCTGGCATCGGCTCATCCGGGAAATCAAGTCCAGCCATCACGGCACTTGTTTCGTCGCAGAAACCCTCGGCTGCTCCGCCGATCAGACCCTGGACACCGCCCGCGCCGGCTTTGACTACGTGTTCAACAGTTCCAAGTGGTGGGACTTCGAGAGTTGGTGGCTGATCGAACAGTACAACCTCATCCGCGAGACGACACGCTCCATCAGTTTCCCGGAGAGCCATGACACCCCTCGCCTTTGCCAGGAGTTGGACGGCAATATCAACGGCCTCAAACAGCGCTACCTCTTTGCCGCCCTCTTTTCGGCGGGCGTCATGATGCCCATAGGCTTCGAATTCGGCTTCCGCAAACCCCTGCACGTAGTCCAATCCACGCCGGCAGACTGGGAGACGCCCCAGGTGGACCTGGCTTCCTACATCACCAGCGTCAACGCCCTCAAGAAGGGCCACGCCGTTTTCCACGAGGAGAGCCTTACCAGCATCCTGCCCTGCTCAAACTCGCGCATCCTGCTCATGTGGAAGGCCTCGGTGAGACACAAGGACGAAGCGCTCCTGGTTCTAAACAAAGATCCGTACCACCATCAGGAGTTCTACACCGACCACTTCCGCCACTTCGTTCAGGCCGGTGCGCCGCTGCGCGACGTGTCCCCGGAGCACGCGCTGGACTACATCCACGAACCTTTCCATTACTCGCTTCGGCCCGGCCAGGGCATTGTGCTCGTCACCTCGCGGAAGTAG